In the genome of Deinococcus deserti VCD115, one region contains:
- a CDS encoding replication initiator protein A — protein MDIRINELDLTRSGIISVHRDLPATDTSWEAEYTLGEAMYRVMGSAFHGRPHGRDADVLLALQTVFFRAGCPDSNAIELTAAQLLALSGHARNGKNYAFLRASLLRLSSVKWTMVRTQFDEKKGRHQGETTTTGIIAEMQVTDQATGSQRPFEGRELTETSPIRISFVPSFAASIRDGFFQILDGELMSRLGQPQARSLYRVLQAHRVTSGGSLAGELVYKLSDWFGACGLEGERIDNAKRTLDQAHERLKTEGYLHTVEYQGRGRAGKITYTFSAAPEPELVDQLMERGVTRPVAETLAADHPQRVVPALKMVDERLGSGWKPRSLAASVVDAVRNPAKWGYVEPGVPVSTVPARKSRKAVVVEEEARDPRETIRILLRLKLGRAPTEEASRVLQELDEEAVGAVREAVGRPKDEALKLVRALLNVDL, from the coding sequence GTGGATATCCGAATCAATGAGCTAGACCTGACGCGGTCAGGCATCATCAGTGTCCATCGAGACCTTCCAGCAACGGACACCAGCTGGGAAGCCGAGTACACCCTGGGCGAAGCAATGTACCGGGTTATGGGTAGTGCGTTTCATGGGCGACCACACGGCCGTGACGCGGACGTCCTGCTCGCGTTGCAGACCGTGTTCTTTCGTGCGGGATGCCCAGATTCGAACGCGATCGAACTGACCGCCGCGCAGCTGCTCGCCCTCAGCGGGCATGCCCGCAACGGTAAGAACTATGCGTTTCTCCGGGCGTCTTTGCTGCGGCTGAGCAGTGTGAAGTGGACCATGGTACGCACGCAGTTCGACGAGAAAAAGGGACGTCATCAGGGGGAAACCACCACGACCGGCATCATCGCGGAGATGCAGGTCACGGACCAGGCGACCGGATCTCAGCGCCCATTTGAGGGGAGGGAGCTGACCGAAACCAGCCCGATCCGTATTTCTTTCGTTCCGAGCTTCGCCGCGTCCATCCGGGACGGGTTCTTCCAGATCCTTGACGGTGAACTGATGTCCCGTCTCGGGCAACCGCAGGCACGGAGCCTGTACCGGGTTCTGCAGGCGCACCGGGTCACCTCCGGCGGATCACTGGCCGGGGAACTGGTGTACAAACTCAGCGACTGGTTCGGTGCGTGCGGGCTGGAGGGCGAACGCATCGATAACGCCAAGCGGACCCTGGACCAGGCGCACGAACGCCTGAAAACAGAGGGATACCTGCACACCGTGGAGTACCAGGGCCGGGGCCGCGCCGGGAAAATTACGTACACGTTTTCGGCGGCCCCGGAACCTGAACTGGTAGACCAGTTGATGGAGCGGGGCGTTACGCGCCCTGTCGCGGAGACCCTGGCCGCAGATCATCCCCAGCGTGTGGTTCCTGCCTTGAAAATGGTAGACGAACGCCTCGGTTCAGGCTGGAAGCCCCGTTCCCTGGCCGCGTCCGTGGTAGATGCCGTGCGTAACCCTGCAAAGTGGGGTTACGTGGAACCTGGGGTGCCGGTGAGCACAGTGCCTGCCCGGAAATCCCGGAAGGCGGTGGTCGTTGAGGAAGAGGCCCGGGACCCCCGCGAGACCATACGGATCCTGCTCCGCCTGAAGCTGGGCCGCGCACCCACCGAAGAAGCATCCAGAGTCCTCCAGGAGCTTGATGAGGAAGCAGTCGGCGCGGTGCGCGAGGCGGTGGGCCGTCCAAAAGACGAAGCGCTCAAGTTGGTTCGTGCCCTCTTGAACGTGGACCTGTGA
- a CDS encoding NAD-dependent epimerase/dehydratase family protein → MKVLITGAGGNLGRVLAPALAETGYTPVLMDFRPLESPHQCIQGDATSKADVFAAAEGVDVIVHGAALHGVHLSNHSRDDFWKLNMEGTYHVYEAARAHGIKKVLLCSTMGVYGASVTVPDDSFAVVTEDLPCLPGDFYGMTKTLAEELAGFYSRSHDIRTISYRLGMFVPENFVRYGFRLLKGGVDDRDVAQAFLLGLKNDTILYDAFNIMAAVPFSLEQLPQWRQDPRALVESQFPGISELVNRRGEDIDQLLRSWGHVYWSIEKARRELGYQPAYTFTEFYSALKSGNDAHYPFADLPWWGVPEQA, encoded by the coding sequence GTGAAAGTACTGATTACTGGTGCAGGTGGAAACCTGGGAAGGGTGCTGGCACCTGCCCTGGCAGAAACCGGCTATACCCCCGTGTTGATGGACTTCCGGCCATTGGAGAGTCCCCACCAATGTATTCAAGGGGACGCCACCAGCAAAGCGGATGTGTTCGCGGCGGCCGAGGGTGTCGACGTTATTGTTCATGGAGCTGCCCTTCACGGCGTTCACCTTTCCAATCATTCCAGGGATGACTTCTGGAAACTCAATATGGAAGGGACCTATCACGTCTATGAGGCTGCCCGGGCGCACGGTATCAAGAAGGTCCTTCTGTGCAGCACGATGGGCGTGTATGGTGCCAGTGTCACCGTACCGGACGACAGCTTTGCCGTGGTGACAGAAGATTTGCCCTGCCTGCCGGGTGACTTTTACGGGATGACCAAAACACTTGCAGAGGAGTTGGCGGGCTTCTACAGCCGGAGTCATGACATCCGGACCATCTCGTACCGGCTTGGAATGTTCGTCCCCGAAAACTTCGTGCGGTACGGGTTCCGGCTGCTCAAAGGCGGGGTAGATGACCGGGATGTCGCTCAGGCCTTCCTGCTCGGCCTGAAGAACGACACGATTCTGTACGACGCTTTCAACATCATGGCTGCTGTTCCCTTTTCCTTGGAGCAGTTGCCGCAGTGGCGTCAGGATCCCAGGGCCTTGGTGGAGTCTCAGTTCCCCGGAATTTCAGAGCTGGTGAACCGGCGCGGCGAAGATATTGATCAATTGCTGCGTTCATGGGGTCACGTGTACTGGTCTATCGAAAAGGCCAGGAGAGAGCTTGGTTATCAGCCAGCGTATACCTTTACCGAATTCTACTCGGCACTGAAATCGGGGAACGACGCCCATTATCCGTTTGCGGATCTTCCCTGGTGGGGGGTTCCGGAACAGGCCTGA